A single region of the Bacteroides luhongzhouii genome encodes:
- the trpD gene encoding anthranilate phosphoribosyltransferase — protein MKQILYKLFEHQYLGRDEARTILQNIAQGKYNDVQVASLITVFLMRNISVEELCGFRDALLEMRIPVDLNDFAPIDIVGTGGDGKNTFNISTASCFTVAGAGFPVVKHGNYGATSVSGASNVMEQHGVKFTSDVDQLRRSMEKCNLAYLHAPLFNPALKAVAPVRKGLAVRTFFNMLGPLVNPVLPAYQLLGVYNLPLLRLYTYTYQESKTKFAVVHSLDGYDEISLTNEFKVATSDHEKIYTPESLGFSRYKDIDLDGGQTPEDAAKIFDHIMNNTATEAQKNVVIVNSAFAIHVICPEKSIEECIALAKESLESGRALATLKKFIELNS, from the coding sequence ATGAAACAGATTCTATACAAGCTTTTCGAACATCAATATTTGGGACGCGATGAGGCGCGCACCATTTTACAGAACATCGCGCAAGGAAAATATAATGATGTACAAGTAGCCTCGCTCATCACCGTCTTTCTGATGCGTAATATTTCCGTAGAGGAATTATGCGGTTTCCGTGACGCACTGTTGGAAATGCGTATTCCGGTTGATTTGAATGATTTCGCTCCGATAGATATCGTAGGAACCGGAGGTGACGGAAAAAATACATTTAATATTTCCACAGCTTCCTGCTTTACAGTTGCCGGAGCCGGCTTCCCGGTTGTGAAACATGGTAACTATGGAGCAACGTCGGTCAGTGGTGCCAGTAATGTAATGGAGCAACACGGTGTAAAATTCACCAGTGATGTAGACCAACTGCGTCGTAGCATGGAAAAATGCAATCTTGCTTATCTGCATGCCCCTTTATTCAATCCGGCATTAAAAGCAGTAGCTCCGGTTCGTAAAGGATTGGCAGTGCGCACTTTCTTCAATATGCTAGGTCCATTGGTAAATCCGGTATTACCTGCTTATCAACTGTTAGGAGTTTACAATCTACCGTTACTTCGCCTTTACACCTATACTTATCAGGAAAGCAAAACGAAATTTGCCGTTGTTCATAGCCTTGACGGATATGATGAGATTTCTCTGACCAATGAGTTTAAAGTGGCAACCAGCGATCATGAAAAGATTTACACTCCCGAAAGTCTCGGCTTCTCCCGTTATAAGGATATTGACCTGGATGGTGGACAAACACCGGAAGATGCAGCTAAGATTTTCGATCATATCATGAATAATACAGCTACGGAAGCTCAAAAAAATGTAGTGATAGTCAACTCCGCTTTCGCTATCCATGTGATTTGCCCGGAAAAGTCAATTGAAGAATGTATCGCTCTCGCCAAAGAGTCATTGGAAAGCGGACGCGCATTGGCAACTTTGAAGAAATTCATTGAGTTAAATAGTTAA
- the trpC gene encoding indole-3-glycerol phosphate synthase TrpC yields the protein MKDILSEIIANKRFEVDLQKQAISIEQLQEGISESPAPRSMKQALSSSASGIIAEFKRRSPSKGWIKEEACPEEIVPSYATAGASALSILTDEKFFGGSLKDIRTARPLVEIPILRKDFIIDEYQLYQAKIVGADAVLLIAAALELGKCNELAEKAHGLGLEVLLEIHSSEELAYINKGIDMVGINNRNLGTFFTDVENSFRLAGQLPQDAVLVSESGISDPEIVKRLRTAGFRGFLIGETFMKTQRPGETLQNFLQAIQ from the coding sequence ATGAAAGATATATTATCCGAGATTATAGCAAACAAACGATTTGAAGTTGACCTGCAAAAGCAGGCTATTTCTATCGAACAATTACAAGAAGGTATCAGCGAATCTCCGGCTCCCCGCTCTATGAAGCAGGCATTATCCTCTTCCGCATCGGGAATTATCGCCGAGTTCAAACGGCGCTCTCCTTCCAAAGGATGGATAAAGGAAGAAGCGTGTCCGGAAGAGATCGTTCCCTCCTATGCAACGGCAGGGGCCTCCGCCCTTTCCATCCTTACTGATGAGAAGTTTTTCGGAGGAAGCCTGAAAGATATCCGTACCGCACGTCCTTTGGTGGAAATTCCCATTCTTAGAAAGGATTTCATCATTGACGAATATCAGCTTTATCAAGCTAAAATTGTCGGTGCAGATGCCGTACTTCTTATCGCAGCAGCACTAGAACTGGGAAAATGCAATGAACTTGCAGAGAAAGCTCATGGATTAGGTCTGGAGGTCTTATTAGAGATTCATAGTTCCGAGGAACTGGCGTACATCAACAAAGGAATAGATATGGTAGGTATCAACAACCGTAATCTGGGTACTTTCTTCACCGATGTAGAAAACTCTTTCCGCCTGGCCGGACAACTTCCTCAAGATGCTGTATTGGTATCTGAAAGCGGTATTTCCGATCCGGAAATAGTTAAACGCCTCCGGACAGCCGGATTCCGGGGATTCCTGATTGGCGAAACTTTTATGAAAACACAGCGACCGGGAGAAACCTTACAGAATTTCCTGCAAGCCATTCAATAA
- a CDS encoding phosphoribosylanthranilate isomerase: MINGKIIKVCGMREAENIQDVESIEGIDMLGFIFYPKSPRCIYELPAYLPIHARRVGVFVNEDKQVVSMYADRFGLNYVQLHGNESPEYCRSLHSTGLKIIKTFSVDRPKDLKKVYDYEKVCDLFLFDTKCEQYGGSGNQFDWSILHTYNGHIPFLLSGGINSYSTNALKEFKHPRLAGYDLNSRFEIKPGEKDPERIRTFLNELKSSL; the protein is encoded by the coding sequence ATGATTAACGGAAAAATTATCAAAGTATGTGGTATGCGAGAAGCTGAAAACATACAGGACGTAGAGTCTATCGAAGGCATAGATATGCTGGGATTCATCTTTTATCCTAAATCTCCCCGATGTATCTACGAGCTTCCGGCTTACTTGCCCATTCATGCCCGGCGTGTCGGAGTCTTTGTAAATGAAGACAAGCAAGTGGTCAGCATGTATGCTGATCGTTTCGGACTGAATTATGTACAACTCCACGGAAATGAATCGCCGGAATACTGCCGGTCTTTACATTCTACTGGATTGAAAATCATCAAGACCTTTTCAGTAGACCGCCCCAAAGACTTGAAAAAGGTATATGACTACGAAAAAGTCTGTGATCTTTTTCTGTTCGATACAAAATGCGAACAATACGGTGGTTCAGGAAATCAATTTGATTGGAGTATATTGCATACATACAACGGACATATACCTTTCCTTTTGAGCGGAGGTATCAACTCATACAGCACCAATGCCCTGAAAGAATTCAAGCATCCCCGACTTGCCGGATATGATCTCAACAGCCGTTTTGAAATCAAACCGGGAGAAAAAGATCCGGAGCGTATCCGGACATTTTTAAACGAATTAAAATCATCACTTTAA
- the trpA gene encoding tryptophan synthase subunit alpha codes for MNRINQLFNSNKKDILSIYFCAGTPTLDGTADVIRTLEKHGVSMIEIGIPFSDPMADGIVIQNAATQALRNGMSLKLLFEQLRDIRKDVKIPLVFMGYLNPIMQFGFENFCRKCVECGIDGVIIPDLPFRDYQEHYRIIAERYNIKVIMLITPETSEERVREIDTHTDGFIYMVSSAATTGAQQNFNEQKQAYFKKIKDMHLNNPLMIGFGISNKATFQAACEHASGAIIGSKFVTLLEEEKDSEKAILKLKEAVK; via the coding sequence ATGAATAGAATTAATCAACTTTTCAATAGCAACAAGAAAGACATACTTTCTATTTATTTTTGTGCCGGCACCCCCACTTTAGATGGTACTGCCGATGTTATCCGCACACTCGAAAAACATGGAGTGAGCATGATTGAAATCGGTATTCCTTTCAGTGATCCGATGGCAGACGGCATTGTTATCCAAAATGCCGCTACCCAAGCATTGCGCAACGGCATGTCTTTAAAACTTCTTTTTGAACAATTGCGGGATATTCGCAAGGATGTAAAAATACCACTTGTATTCATGGGGTACTTAAATCCAATCATGCAATTCGGATTTGAAAACTTCTGCCGCAAATGCGTGGAATGTGGTATTGATGGCGTCATCATCCCCGATCTCCCTTTCCGTGATTATCAAGAACATTACCGTATCATTGCCGAACGCTACAACATCAAAGTGATTATGCTCATCACACCGGAGACCAGCGAAGAACGGGTACGCGAAATAGATACACATACCGACGGATTCATTTACATGGTTTCATCAGCAGCAACTACCGGAGCACAACAGAATTTCAACGAACAAAAACAGGCATACTTCAAGAAAATAAAAGATATGCATCTGAACAATCCGTTGATGATAGGATTTGGCATCTCCAATAAAGCGACGTTCCAGGCAGCTTGCGAACATGCTTCCGGAGCTATCATCGGCAGTAAGTTCGTTACTCTGCTCGAAGAAGAAAAAGACTCGGAAAAGGCCATTCTTAAATTAAAAGAAGCGGTGAAATGA
- a CDS encoding asparaginase: protein MKVETPSVLLIYTGGTIGMIENPETGALENFNFDHLLKHVPELKRFNYRISSYQFDPPLDSSDMEPAYWAKLVKIINYNYDYFDGFVILHGTDTMAYTASALSFMLENLSKPVILTGSQLPIGTLRTDGKENLITAIEIAAAKNPDGTAIVPEVCIFFENHLMRGNRTTKINAENFNAFRSFNYPPLARVGIHIKYEPNLIRKPDPTKPLKPHYLFDTNVVILTLFPGIQESIVTSLLHVPGLKAVVMKTFGSGNAPQKEWFIRHLKEATDRGIIIVNITQCASGAVEMGRYETGMHLLEAGVISGYDSTPECAITKLMFLLGHGLPNKDIRYKMNSCLIGEITKS from the coding sequence ATGAAAGTAGAAACCCCTTCCGTTTTGTTAATTTACACGGGTGGAACTATCGGAATGATAGAGAATCCGGAAACAGGTGCCTTAGAAAACTTCAACTTCGATCATTTGCTTAAGCATGTACCCGAACTAAAAAGATTCAACTACCGCATCTCTTCCTACCAATTCGATCCCCCTCTCGACTCTTCGGATATGGAACCTGCTTACTGGGCAAAGCTAGTAAAAATTATCAATTACAATTATGATTATTTTGATGGTTTTGTCATCCTTCACGGAACAGACACAATGGCTTACACAGCCTCTGCATTAAGCTTCATGCTCGAAAACCTAAGCAAGCCCGTCATCCTCACAGGTTCCCAGCTACCGATCGGAACTTTGCGCACAGACGGAAAAGAAAATCTCATCACGGCCATTGAAATCGCAGCTGCTAAAAATCCGGATGGTACGGCCATCGTTCCTGAAGTATGTATTTTCTTTGAGAATCATTTGATGCGTGGCAACCGTACCACTAAAATTAACGCGGAGAATTTTAACGCTTTCCGCTCTTTCAATTATCCTCCCTTGGCACGGGTAGGCATCCACATCAAATATGAACCTAATCTCATCCGGAAACCGGACCCGACAAAGCCATTAAAGCCGCATTATCTATTTGATACCAATGTAGTTATTCTGACCCTCTTCCCTGGCATTCAGGAGAGTATCGTGACTTCTCTGCTTCATGTCCCCGGATTGAAGGCAGTTGTCATGAAAACTTTCGGTTCAGGAAATGCCCCGCAAAAGGAATGGTTCATCCGCCATCTAAAGGAAGCTACCGATCGCGGAATTATCATTGTCAATATCACACAGTGTGCCTCCGGAGCAGTAGAGATGGGACGTTATGAAACAGGAATGCACCTTTTGGAAGCGGGCGTAATCAGCGGATATGACAGTACTCCCGAATGTGCCATAACAAAACTCATGTTTTTATTGGGACATGGATTACCCAACAAGGATATCCGATATAAAATGAACTCCTGCTTAATAGGAGAAATTACTAAGTCTTAA
- a CDS encoding LruC domain-containing protein has product MMKKTVRFVPIIAIAIAGTMFSCVDSGKDLYDPSYETPNPMGDGFAAPDDIDWDMITTKNVSVEVKDEEGGQFAYLIEIYAEDPLTNENASVLATRTANKDNNFKFTAAVSLLPTQKGIYVKQTDPRGREQVYQFDVPENSDNITCKLYYAESAAQNRALMSRGVTTRSLAFEKPDYSSIPADAKEITEMAGTTLLRSANYKITSDYNGTFKFDGYDGEIATRVYVDAQWTIPATFQFQNGIEIIVMNNAKINASGTMTFIRNSMLTIMEKGEVNADDVSFTNGAPAALRNWGTLAVTNTMTLHSGATLYNKGTITSKNISINSSTKIVNDNKIELEGELNLPSNFSLENNGEIYGEKLIANSDAVATNNNIMKFTTISLTNTTFNNACSLEATTSFYANGATFNFTQGYLKAPTMEFVNGIVNLSNGSMLDATASIYMNTAHVKFYGKGENTSMIKSPVITGQGFTYDGNLVIECDNHVEKSPYWNNFYVQNGAYFTKMGESKVMIDVCTGTKNNGNEGEEPEDPKFPIIMDDTRNYAYLFEDQWPLYGDYDMNDLVLIIKERKISINKNNKAEEFTLSIDLSAAGATKSIGAAIMLDGVPASAITQPVVFSDNSLAKNFNVNGNKIENGQDYAVIPLFDDAHNALGRDRYEQINTIKNHSANTNPKNISFTIKFSNPISVDELNINKLNVFIFVEGNRNQRKEIHIVGYQPTKLANTDLFGGNNDDSSTSRKRYYISKDNLAWGIMVPTDFKWPLEYVNMKSAYSLFESWVTSGGTKNEEWWKTSDSSRVYQ; this is encoded by the coding sequence ATGATGAAGAAAACAGTTCGATTTGTGCCCATCATTGCAATAGCAATAGCAGGTACTATGTTTAGTTGTGTGGACTCAGGAAAGGATCTCTATGATCCGTCTTATGAAACACCTAACCCGATGGGAGACGGCTTTGCTGCTCCCGATGATATCGATTGGGACATGATAACCACTAAAAATGTTTCAGTCGAAGTAAAAGATGAAGAAGGAGGACAATTTGCTTATTTAATTGAAATATATGCAGAAGATCCCTTGACTAACGAAAACGCTTCCGTACTCGCTACAAGGACAGCTAATAAAGATAATAACTTTAAATTTACAGCTGCTGTCAGCCTGCTCCCCACTCAAAAGGGGATTTACGTGAAACAAACCGACCCAAGAGGACGTGAACAGGTATATCAGTTCGATGTGCCGGAAAACAGCGATAATATTACCTGTAAGCTCTATTATGCAGAATCTGCAGCACAGAATAGAGCATTAATGAGTCGTGGTGTCACTACAAGAAGCCTTGCATTTGAGAAACCGGATTATTCGTCCATACCAGCTGATGCTAAAGAAATTACAGAAATGGCAGGAACGACTTTACTGCGTAGTGCTAATTACAAAATCACCTCTGACTATAACGGCACATTCAAATTTGACGGATATGACGGTGAGATTGCAACCAGAGTTTATGTAGATGCCCAATGGACTATTCCTGCAACATTCCAATTCCAGAACGGAATTGAAATCATTGTTATGAACAATGCAAAGATTAATGCATCAGGAACCATGACGTTCATCAGAAACTCCATGCTGACCATTATGGAAAAAGGAGAGGTAAACGCAGACGATGTATCATTCACCAATGGAGCGCCTGCTGCATTAAGAAACTGGGGTACACTGGCGGTGACAAACACCATGACTCTACATTCCGGTGCAACACTATACAACAAAGGAACCATAACAAGCAAAAATATCTCGATCAACTCTAGCACAAAAATTGTGAATGACAATAAGATCGAGCTGGAAGGTGAATTAAATCTGCCATCTAATTTTTCATTGGAAAATAACGGAGAGATTTATGGAGAGAAATTAATTGCAAATTCTGATGCTGTTGCTACCAATAACAACATCATGAAATTTACAACCATCAGCCTCACCAATACAACATTCAACAATGCTTGCAGCCTGGAAGCCACAACCTCTTTCTATGCAAACGGAGCAACATTCAACTTTACCCAAGGATACCTAAAAGCTCCTACGATGGAGTTTGTTAATGGAATAGTCAACTTAAGCAATGGCTCTATGCTGGATGCAACTGCAAGTATTTACATGAATACAGCTCATGTTAAATTTTACGGAAAAGGCGAAAATACTTCTATGATAAAATCTCCGGTTATAACTGGACAAGGTTTCACGTATGACGGAAATTTAGTTATTGAATGTGATAATCATGTTGAAAAGAGTCCATATTGGAACAACTTCTACGTACAGAATGGCGCATACTTCACTAAAATGGGAGAATCCAAAGTCATGATAGATGTCTGCACGGGTACTAAGAATAATGGAAATGAAGGAGAAGAACCAGAAGATCCTAAATTCCCGATCATCATGGATGACACTCGTAATTACGCCTATCTATTTGAAGACCAGTGGCCATTATATGGAGACTACGATATGAACGATCTTGTTCTGATTATCAAAGAAAGAAAGATTTCCATCAACAAGAATAATAAGGCAGAAGAATTCACGCTAAGTATTGATTTATCGGCTGCCGGAGCTACGAAGAGCATCGGAGCTGCTATCATGCTGGACGGTGTTCCTGCCAGTGCTATCACACAGCCGGTAGTGTTCAGTGATAACTCTCTTGCTAAAAACTTTAATGTGAATGGCAATAAGATTGAGAACGGACAGGACTATGCTGTTATCCCATTATTTGACGATGCCCACAACGCATTGGGAAGAGACCGTTACGAACAGATTAATACCATTAAAAATCATTCTGCCAATACGAATCCTAAAAATATCAGTTTCACTATCAAATTCAGCAACCCTATTTCTGTAGATGAACTTAATATCAACAAACTGAATGTCTTCATCTTTGTAGAAGGAAACAGAAACCAGCGTAAAGAGATCCATATCGTCGGTTACCAACCCACTAAGTTAGCAAATACCGACTTGTTCGGAGGCAACAACGACGATAGCTCTACTTCCCGCAAAAGATATTACATCAGTAAAGATAACCTGGCATGGGGAATCATGGTTCCGACAGACTTCAAATGGCCTTTGGAATATGTGAATATGAAATCTGCTTACTCGTTGTTCGAAAGCTGGGTAACAAGTGGCGGTACTAAGAATGAAGAATGGTGGAAAACTTCTGATTCATCAAGAGTCTACCAATAA
- a CDS encoding response regulator has translation MKKKILLVDDKSTIGKVAGVYLGKEYDFTYLEDPIKAIEWLNEGNVPDLIISDIRMPLMMGDEFLRYMKNNELFKSIPIVMLSSEESTTERIRLLEEGAEDYILKPFNPLELKIRIKKIID, from the coding sequence ATGAAGAAAAAAATATTACTAGTCGACGATAAATCGACAATCGGAAAAGTGGCCGGTGTATATCTAGGAAAAGAGTATGATTTTACCTATTTGGAAGATCCCATCAAAGCAATAGAATGGCTTAATGAAGGCAATGTACCTGACCTCATTATTTCAGATATTCGTATGCCTCTAATGATGGGTGATGAATTTTTAAGATACATGAAGAACAATGAATTATTCAAGTCCATTCCTATCGTAATGTTATCCAGCGAGGAAAGTACAACGGAAAGAATCAGACTACTGGAAGAGGGAGCAGAAGACTATATTCTGAAACCATTCAACCCATTGGAACTCAAAATCCGAATCAAAAAGATTATTGACTAA
- a CDS encoding sugar transferase, which yields MQYFVYIGRDSKTIELLSRLSIGVFYAAPNCSKAVKVLEKIREKYDAALFFEQVNLSIDIADIQYMRKKYPGLYMILVIDSLSKEEASEYLKAGINNTIKYETSQKALKDLSTFLKRRKDQKIKALQLKAQNINAFRLPLWKRTFDIFFSGMAILCLSPLLIFTALAIRTESKGPIIYKSKRVGSNYQIFDFLKFRSMYTDADKHLKDFNALNQYQQEDEDIWGEEPEAEINEEADEEEILLISDDFVISEEDYINKKSKEKSNAFVKLENDPRITKIGRIIRKYSIDELPQLINILKGDMSIVGNRPLPLYEAELLTSDEHIDRFMGPAGLTGLWQVEKRGEAGKLSAEERKQLDITYAKTFSFWLDIKIILKTVTAFIQKENV from the coding sequence ATGCAATATTTTGTTTATATAGGCAGAGATAGCAAAACAATAGAACTACTCTCTCGATTAAGTATTGGAGTATTCTATGCTGCACCCAATTGTAGCAAAGCTGTCAAAGTATTGGAGAAAATACGCGAAAAATATGACGCTGCCCTATTTTTTGAACAGGTGAACTTATCCATAGATATTGCAGATATCCAATACATGCGTAAAAAATATCCGGGGCTTTATATGATACTCGTCATCGATTCTTTGTCTAAGGAAGAAGCATCCGAATATCTTAAAGCCGGCATTAACAATACAATCAAATATGAAACAAGCCAAAAGGCTTTGAAGGATTTATCGACTTTCCTTAAACGAAGAAAAGATCAGAAAATAAAGGCGCTTCAACTTAAAGCACAAAATATTAATGCTTTCCGGTTGCCTTTATGGAAACGAACTTTTGATATATTCTTTTCGGGAATGGCGATATTATGCCTTTCTCCTCTCTTAATATTTACTGCATTAGCTATCCGGACAGAAAGCAAGGGTCCCATTATCTACAAATCCAAGCGAGTAGGAAGTAACTATCAGATATTCGACTTCCTTAAATTCCGTTCGATGTACACTGATGCCGACAAGCATTTAAAGGATTTCAATGCTCTTAACCAGTATCAACAGGAAGATGAAGATATTTGGGGAGAAGAACCGGAAGCTGAAATTAATGAAGAAGCCGATGAAGAAGAAATTCTCCTGATATCAGACGATTTCGTAATCTCTGAAGAAGACTACATCAACAAGAAGTCCAAGGAAAAAAGCAATGCTTTCGTTAAATTGGAAAATGACCCGCGAATAACAAAGATAGGACGCATTATCCGTAAATATAGTATTGACGAATTACCCCAACTTATTAATATTTTAAAGGGTGATATGTCAATAGTAGGGAACCGTCCTCTCCCACTCTATGAAGCCGAACTGCTGACAAGCGATGAGCACATCGACCGTTTCATGGGTCCGGCCGGATTGACCGGTTTATGGCAGGTAGAGAAAAGAGGTGAAGCCGGTAAACTCTCTGCGGAAGAACGCAAGCAATTGGATATCACCTATGCAAAGACATTCTCTTTCTGGTTGGATATAAAGATTATTCTGAAAACAGTTACTGCATTCATTCAAAAAGAGAACGTATAA
- a CDS encoding glycosyltransferase family 2 protein codes for MIDSYIYIIDDLVFFCTGILLLYLFVMAVASHFKHITYPKAQKTYRCAILVSEGCLLPDIYKEESYEFITYNDLHQTINSLDQEHYDLVLFLSHTASALSPQFLDKIYNAYDAGIQAIQLHTVIENRKGFRNRFRAIREEIKNSLCRAGNTQFGLSSHLLGTNMALDLKWLQKNMKSSKTNIERKLFRQNIYIDYLPDVIVYCQSAPVCPYRKRIRKTTSYLLPSIFEGNWSFCNRIVQQLTPSPLKLCIFVSIWASLITVYNWTLSFGWWIALFSLFITYSLAIPDYLVEDKKKKKHSIWRKKHLNSELKKTPA; via the coding sequence ATGATAGACTCTTATATCTACATAATAGATGATCTGGTATTCTTCTGTACAGGGATTTTGCTGCTATACCTCTTTGTGATGGCCGTAGCTTCACATTTCAAACATATCACTTATCCTAAAGCTCAAAAAACATATCGTTGCGCTATTCTCGTTTCGGAAGGATGCCTTCTTCCGGATATTTATAAAGAAGAATCATACGAGTTTATCACATACAACGATCTGCATCAGACAATCAACAGTTTAGACCAGGAGCATTACGACCTGGTTCTCTTTCTGTCTCATACAGCCTCCGCTTTATCTCCTCAATTTCTGGACAAGATATACAATGCCTATGATGCCGGTATACAAGCCATCCAGCTACATACGGTGATAGAAAACCGCAAAGGTTTCCGTAATCGCTTCCGTGCCATACGTGAAGAAATAAAAAACAGCCTTTGCAGAGCCGGTAATACACAATTCGGCCTATCATCCCATCTGCTTGGGACCAATATGGCACTCGACCTGAAATGGCTGCAAAAGAATATGAAAAGCTCTAAAACTAATATTGAGCGAAAGTTATTCCGGCAGAATATATACATTGATTATCTGCCGGACGTAATTGTGTACTGCCAATCCGCTCCGGTCTGCCCTTATCGAAAACGTATCCGGAAAACGACTTCCTACTTACTCCCTTCCATATTTGAAGGAAACTGGAGTTTCTGCAACCGGATCGTGCAACAATTGACACCTTCTCCACTTAAATTATGTATCTTCGTAAGCATTTGGGCTTCGTTGATAACCGTATATAATTGGACCTTATCATTCGGATGGTGGATTGCACTCTTCAGCCTATTTATTACTTACAGCTTGGCAATCCCTGATTACCTGGTAGAGGACAAAAAGAAGAAAAAACATTCAATATGGAGAAAAAAACACTTAAACAGCGAATTAAAGAAAACCCCGGCTTGA
- a CDS encoding acyltransferase codes for MEKKTLKQRIKENPGLKQTVHRFIMHPVKTRPHWWIRLFDFIYLKRGKGSVIYRSVRKDLPPFNRFFLGKYSVVEDFSCLNNAVGDLTIGDYTRIGLRNTIIGPVNIGNHVNLAQNVTVTGLNHNYQDAEKMIDEQGVSTLPVIIEDDVWVGANSVILPGVTLGKHCVVAAGSVVSHSVPPYSICAGCPARIIKAYDFETKEWKKVEKTPATNYK; via the coding sequence ATGGAGAAAAAAACACTTAAACAGCGAATTAAAGAAAACCCCGGCTTGAAACAGACTGTGCATCGTTTCATCATGCATCCCGTTAAAACTCGCCCCCACTGGTGGATACGGCTCTTCGATTTCATATACCTGAAACGTGGAAAGGGCTCTGTTATCTACCGGAGTGTCCGCAAAGACCTCCCTCCTTTCAATCGGTTCTTCTTGGGAAAATATTCTGTTGTCGAAGATTTCTCCTGCTTGAACAATGCAGTTGGTGATTTAACAATCGGAGATTATACACGCATCGGATTAAGAAATACAATCATAGGTCCGGTTAATATCGGCAACCACGTCAACCTGGCACAGAATGTAACAGTCACAGGACTCAACCACAATTACCAGGATGCGGAAAAGATGATTGATGAACAAGGAGTCAGCACACTGCCTGTTATCATTGAAGATGATGTATGGGTAGGCGCCAACTCAGTCATTCTACCAGGAGTAACCTTAGGGAAACATTGCGTAGTGGCTGCCGGGAGCGTAGTCAGTCATTCTGTTCCACCTTATTCTATATGCGCCGGATGCCCTGCAAGAATCATAAAAGCATATGATTTCGAGACTAAAGAGTGGAAAAAAGTAGAGAAAACACCTGCTACTAACTATAAATAG
- a CDS encoding helix-turn-helix transcriptional regulator translates to MKNNEVVRIAIAETSVIIRGGLTAALKRLSNVKVQPIELLSVEALHDCVRTQCPEMLIVNPAFGDYFDVAKFREEISGKRIRLIALVTSFVDASLLGKYDESISIFDDLETLSKKIAGLLNVVSEEEEMDNQDTLSQREKEIVICVVKGMTNKEIAEKLFLSIHTVITHRRNISKKLQIHSAAGLTIYAIVNKLVTLNDVKGL, encoded by the coding sequence ATGAAAAATAACGAAGTCGTTCGAATTGCTATTGCAGAAACTTCTGTGATTATTCGTGGTGGATTGACTGCTGCATTGAAGCGTCTTTCCAACGTAAAAGTGCAACCGATAGAATTGCTGTCTGTTGAAGCTTTACACGATTGTGTCCGGACGCAATGTCCTGAGATGTTGATTGTCAATCCTGCTTTTGGTGATTATTTTGATGTCGCTAAATTCCGGGAGGAAATATCCGGTAAAAGGATACGTTTAATAGCCCTGGTTACTTCTTTTGTAGATGCTTCATTGTTGGGTAAGTATGATGAGTCTATTTCAATATTCGATGATTTGGAAACTCTTTCCAAGAAAATAGCCGGTTTATTGAATGTTGTTTCTGAAGAAGAAGAGATGGATAATCAGGATACACTCAGTCAGCGGGAAAAAGAAATCGTCATCTGTGTGGTGAAGGGGATGACGAATAAGGAAATAGCGGAAAAGCTGTTCTTGTCGATTCATACCGTTATCACGCACCGGAGGAATATTAGCAAAAAATTGCAAATACATAGTGCTGCCGGTTTGACTATTTATGCTATTGTAAATAAGCTGGTTACGTTGAATGATGTGAAAGGTTTATAG